The Shewanella mangrovisoli genome has a window encoding:
- a CDS encoding 5'-methylthioadenosine/adenosylhomocysteine nucleosidase, producing MKIGIIGAMEPEVAHLIAAMTNASSQTIAGIEFIAGTLAGKDVVVTRSGIGKVAASIATTLLIEKYAPDAVINTGSAGGFVDTLSIGDIVISSEVRHHDVDVTVFGYEIGQMAQQPAAFIPAPYLVEAANKAIAQLGEVKAIEGLICTGDSFICDPVRTKTMLEHFPTMAACEMEGAAIAQVCHQFGVPFVVIRSLSDNANNDSPVDFDSYIVKAGYHSALMVMLLLEQLDPNSKVID from the coding sequence ATGAAAATTGGTATTATTGGCGCAATGGAGCCAGAAGTTGCCCATCTTATTGCGGCTATGACAAACGCCTCTTCACAAACGATTGCGGGCATTGAATTTATCGCAGGCACCTTAGCGGGCAAAGACGTCGTAGTGACACGCTCTGGTATTGGCAAAGTCGCCGCCAGTATCGCCACCACACTGCTGATTGAAAAATACGCCCCCGATGCGGTAATCAACACAGGTTCTGCGGGCGGTTTTGTCGATACACTGTCGATTGGCGATATCGTGATTTCATCCGAAGTACGCCACCACGATGTGGATGTCACTGTATTTGGTTACGAAATTGGCCAAATGGCGCAGCAACCTGCGGCGTTTATCCCCGCGCCATACTTAGTCGAAGCGGCCAATAAGGCGATCGCACAATTAGGTGAAGTAAAAGCCATTGAAGGCTTAATCTGTACGGGCGATAGTTTTATCTGCGACCCAGTACGAACCAAGACCATGTTGGAGCACTTCCCAACCATGGCGGCCTGCGAGATGGAGGGCGCGGCAATTGCCCAAGTGTGTCACCAGTTTGGCGTGCCATTTGTGGTGATCCGCTCGCTCTCTGACAACGCCAACAACGACTCACCGGTCGACTTCGATTCTTACATTGTGAAGGCAGGCTACCATTCGGCACTGATGGTGATGTTGCTGCTTGAGCAATTAGATCCAAACAGTAAAGTAATTGACTAA
- a CDS encoding cobalamin biosynthesis protein CobD/CbiB, with protein MHSSFYQQLVEIDGALFEGFLVLFFALLLARLAPLPREMQPLIWFSHLAKQLAAKVNRPERAPSQQATAGFLAMLLLVFPFWAIITFLLELAAFPWFFEFLVLYLCLTDAGFSQVADEIAKALKREDNASAKKLLQPWIVRDTDNLSEVGLTKATIEKLATAPIYGTASTIFFFAIAGAPMVLAVRMIKQLELSWPPIQPKYQHFCSSVHVISTALLAIPAWLWSLSIAIQGGPKALALLFRTSKNHPALRGYVMSVSLVANILRIELGGPQKFSGQRIDVAKIVYGPQPHQEMIAPAVKLASRACAIWFSFITFLPIIWAGLRWLQTL; from the coding sequence ATGCACAGTTCTTTTTATCAACAACTTGTCGAAATTGATGGCGCTTTGTTTGAGGGCTTCTTGGTACTTTTCTTTGCTTTATTGCTGGCGCGTTTAGCGCCATTGCCAAGGGAAATGCAACCGCTGATTTGGTTTAGTCACTTAGCCAAACAGCTCGCCGCCAAAGTCAATCGCCCCGAGCGCGCGCCCAGTCAACAGGCAACTGCGGGCTTTTTAGCCATGTTGCTGCTGGTGTTCCCCTTCTGGGCGATTATCACTTTCTTACTCGAACTCGCCGCCTTCCCTTGGTTCTTCGAATTTTTAGTTCTGTATCTGTGTTTAACGGATGCAGGCTTTAGCCAAGTCGCCGACGAAATAGCTAAAGCATTGAAACGCGAGGACAATGCCAGCGCAAAAAAGCTATTACAGCCTTGGATTGTCCGTGATACGGATAATCTATCGGAAGTCGGCTTAACCAAGGCCACGATAGAAAAGCTCGCTACCGCGCCGATTTATGGCACGGCATCGACCATCTTCTTCTTTGCGATCGCAGGCGCCCCTATGGTACTGGCGGTGAGAATGATTAAACAGCTCGAACTCAGTTGGCCGCCCATTCAACCTAAGTACCAGCACTTTTGCAGTTCGGTACACGTTATTTCTACGGCGCTACTGGCGATCCCCGCTTGGTTATGGAGCCTGTCGATTGCGATTCAAGGCGGCCCCAAGGCCTTAGCATTGCTGTTTCGCACCTCTAAAAATCATCCAGCCCTGCGGGGTTATGTGATGAGCGTGTCCTTAGTGGCTAATATTTTACGCATTGAATTGGGTGGACCGCAGAAGTTTTCGGGGCAACGCATTGATGTGGCTAAGATAGTCTATGGCCCGCAGCCGCACCAAGAGATGATTGCCCCCGCAGTAAAACTCGCCTCACGGGCCTGTGCTATCTGGTTTAGTTTTATCACCTTTCTTCCGATCATTTGGGCGGGTTTACGCTGGCTACAAACCCTGTGA
- a CDS encoding DUF2721 domain-containing protein, with protein sequence MHVSLTTPALLFPAISLLLLAYTNRFFALAALIRQLSNGDKPVHKDQIKNLSQRIRIIRRMQEAGVSSFALCVLCMIFIYIGFNKTGSVIFGASLLLLLYSLILSVIEIRISVDALNIHIKEMSK encoded by the coding sequence ATGCATGTTTCATTAACAACTCCCGCCTTGCTATTTCCGGCAATCTCACTGCTATTACTCGCCTATACCAACCGCTTCTTTGCGCTGGCCGCGCTGATCCGTCAGCTCAGTAACGGCGACAAACCCGTGCATAAGGATCAGATTAAAAACTTAAGCCAGCGGATCCGGATTATTCGCCGTATGCAGGAGGCAGGCGTATCCAGCTTTGCCCTGTGTGTGCTCTGTATGATTTTCATCTATATCGGTTTTAATAAGACGGGCTCGGTGATCTTCGGTGCCAGCTTGTTACTGCTGCTCTATTCACTGATTTTATCTGTGATAGAAATTCGTATTTCTGTGGACGCGTTGAACATCCACATCAAAGAGATGAGTAAATGA
- a CDS encoding trimeric intracellular cation channel family protein: MSHWIYFFDLCGTAVFALSGALAAGRHRMDPFGVIVLASVTAVGGGSIRDALIGATPVFWIRDPNYIIVILATVLACLLLVRRPRKMPQYTLPVADALGLALFTVIGAEKALNMGLSGMIAVVMGLITGVGGGIIRDLLCRQIPMVLRTEIYATASIVGGIGYTVSLAYGMGEKTALFLAMTSALIIRLCAIKWHLSLPAFDLKTKRE, translated from the coding sequence ATGAGCCACTGGATTTACTTCTTCGATTTATGTGGTACGGCGGTATTTGCCCTTTCTGGCGCCTTAGCCGCTGGTCGTCACCGTATGGACCCCTTTGGCGTTATCGTACTGGCCTCGGTGACTGCGGTCGGCGGTGGCAGTATTCGCGATGCGCTGATAGGCGCCACGCCGGTGTTTTGGATCCGCGACCCTAACTACATCATTGTGATACTTGCCACAGTCCTAGCTTGTTTGCTGTTAGTGCGCCGTCCCCGCAAGATGCCGCAATACACGCTACCTGTCGCCGACGCCTTAGGTTTGGCTCTGTTCACTGTGATTGGTGCTGAAAAAGCCCTCAATATGGGACTCAGTGGCATGATTGCCGTCGTGATGGGCTTGATCACGGGCGTAGGAGGAGGCATTATTCGAGACTTACTGTGCAGACAAATCCCTATGGTGTTACGCACAGAAATCTATGCCACGGCGTCGATTGTTGGCGGCATAGGTTATACCGTAAGCCTTGCCTACGGGATGGGCGAAAAAACGGCACTATTTTTAGCCATGACCAGTGCCTTAATCATTCGCCTATGCGCCATCAAATGGCATTTGTCGTTACCCGCCTTTGATCTCAAAACCAAGAGGGAATAG
- a CDS encoding nuclear transport factor 2 family protein produces the protein MRILCLLVCLIWVPALFPASVHANSGEMPAEQQLAVKYMNALTEHDYQTLGKFYNRDTVFFDKTANRKYTGGRFIIDFLERAHEGVLEYDFNIEHMYNAGSLVVMIGNYHFKGPGEQFGKPGKIIDVAIPGVTSLKLDMRNHRVTEHVDLIDYQTMSDQLAMQ, from the coding sequence TTGCGAATATTGTGTCTTTTAGTCTGTCTTATTTGGGTTCCGGCCTTGTTTCCTGCGTCTGTACACGCTAACTCAGGGGAAATGCCAGCAGAACAGCAGTTAGCCGTAAAATACATGAACGCGCTAACCGAGCACGACTATCAAACACTCGGCAAATTCTATAACCGTGATACCGTCTTCTTCGATAAAACCGCCAATCGTAAATACACGGGTGGGCGGTTTATTATCGACTTCCTCGAGCGCGCCCACGAGGGTGTGCTCGAATATGATTTCAATATCGAGCATATGTATAACGCTGGCTCCCTCGTGGTGATGATTGGTAACTATCACTTTAAAGGTCCCGGCGAGCAATTTGGCAAACCCGGAAAAATTATTGATGTCGCCATTCCTGGAGTCACCAGTCTTAAGCTCGATATGCGTAATCACAGGGTCACAGAGCATGTGGATCTGATTGATTACCAGACCATGTCAGACCAATTAGCGATGCAGTAG
- the tyrS gene encoding tyrosine--tRNA ligase, which produces MADLDQVLAEIRRGTDEILLESDLLEKLKEGRPLRIKLGADPTAPDIHLGHTVILNKLRLFQELGHEVIFLIGDFTGMVGDPSGKNSTRPPLTREQVLANAETYKEQVYKILDPAKTRIEFNSSWLEPLGAAGMIRLASQQTVARMMERDDFKKRYASGQSIAIHEFMYPLLQGYDSVALKADVELGGTDQKFNLLMGRELQKAEGQKPQAVIMMPLLEGLDGVKKMSKSAHNYIGVSEPANEMFGKIMSISDELMWRYFELLSFRPLAEIEQFKQDIANGANPRDTKIALAKEIIARFHDQAAAESAHQAFIDRFQKGAIPDDIPEVELAAGEGLAIANLLKDADLVGSTSDAMRMIKQGAVKMDGEKVDDSRMTLSAGTVAVFQVGKRKFAKVTLV; this is translated from the coding sequence ATGGCTGATTTAGACCAAGTATTAGCAGAAATTAGACGTGGTACCGATGAGATCCTACTCGAATCGGATCTGCTGGAAAAACTCAAAGAAGGACGTCCACTTCGTATCAAGTTAGGCGCTGATCCTACCGCACCGGATATCCATCTTGGACACACAGTAATTTTAAATAAATTAAGATTATTCCAAGAGTTAGGTCATGAAGTCATTTTCTTAATTGGTGACTTTACCGGTATGGTGGGTGATCCAAGTGGTAAAAACAGCACGCGTCCACCACTCACCCGTGAGCAAGTATTAGCCAACGCCGAGACCTACAAAGAGCAGGTCTATAAAATTCTGGATCCTGCAAAAACCCGTATCGAGTTCAACTCAAGCTGGTTAGAGCCATTAGGCGCAGCGGGGATGATCCGTTTAGCCTCGCAGCAAACCGTTGCCCGTATGATGGAACGTGATGACTTTAAGAAGCGCTATGCTTCGGGTCAGTCGATTGCTATCCACGAATTTATGTATCCACTTTTACAGGGTTATGACTCAGTAGCCCTGAAGGCTGATGTTGAACTAGGCGGAACCGACCAGAAGTTCAACCTGTTAATGGGCCGTGAGTTACAGAAAGCCGAAGGCCAAAAGCCACAAGCCGTGATCATGATGCCACTGCTTGAAGGTTTAGACGGCGTGAAGAAAATGTCTAAATCGGCGCACAACTACATTGGTGTGAGTGAGCCCGCCAATGAAATGTTTGGCAAGATCATGTCGATTTCTGACGAATTAATGTGGCGTTACTTTGAGCTGCTGTCATTCCGTCCTTTGGCCGAGATTGAACAGTTCAAACAAGATATTGCCAACGGTGCTAACCCCCGTGATACTAAGATTGCGCTTGCGAAGGAAATCATCGCGCGCTTCCACGACCAAGCGGCGGCCGAGAGTGCCCATCAAGCCTTTATCGACCGTTTCCAAAAGGGCGCTATCCCAGATGATATCCCAGAGGTTGAATTAGCGGCGGGTGAAGGTTTAGCGATTGCTAACTTACTTAAAGATGCCGACTTAGTGGGTTCGACTTCCGATGCGATGCGTATGATCAAGCAAGGCGCGGTGAAGATGGACGGTGAGAAGGTTGATGATAGCCGCATGACCTTAAGCGCTGGCACGGTTGCCGTATTCCAAGTCGGTAAGCGTAAGTTCGCGAAAGTGACTCTGGTTTAA
- a CDS encoding peptidoglycan DD-metalloendopeptidase family protein: protein MGKVITLFKLLPKKHQILLSILSVITTITLLFPSEEAQASRQTQGVADQAQVNTRYDVPLAFRSPERPEGVEGQSQDTSTNATPLSSAEALAAGNVPASETLESAHHRDVEHFNVKNGDTLAAVFERAGLTSKDVYEITQLPLAKQNLLKIIPGEEIVISKDAKGDLTEVRYRVDAVSTLVITKDQDKYSEKISEKDIEIRTQFTSAKIKSNFWNAAVDAGLNANQIMQLSTVFGWDIDFALDLREGDSFAIIYEQEYAEGEFLRNGNILAAEFINQDERYTAIRYTDGNYYSENGTSMRKAFLRSPVDFKYVSSNFNPKRLHPVTGQVKAHRGVDYVAAIGTPIKAAGNGRVVESGYNQFNGNYVFIKHNDTYTTKYLHLTKRNVSKGASVKQGQIIGTLGKTGRVTGAHLHYEFIVNGVHRNPRTVDLPKAESIARKEKPQFDALSKQLMASISQNKQTQLAMQ, encoded by the coding sequence ATGGGAAAGGTTATAACGTTATTTAAATTGTTGCCTAAAAAGCATCAAATTCTCCTCAGCATTCTTTCTGTTATCACTACGATAACCCTGCTCTTTCCCTCTGAAGAAGCGCAAGCTTCAAGACAAACTCAAGGTGTCGCAGACCAAGCTCAAGTCAATACCCGTTACGATGTTCCCTTAGCCTTTCGTTCACCAGAGCGTCCAGAAGGGGTTGAGGGCCAATCGCAAGATACATCCACCAACGCCACGCCGTTATCTTCGGCCGAGGCATTAGCCGCAGGCAATGTGCCCGCCAGCGAAACCTTAGAGAGCGCCCACCATAGGGACGTTGAGCATTTTAATGTGAAAAATGGCGATACCTTAGCCGCGGTATTTGAGCGCGCGGGGCTCACCAGCAAAGATGTGTATGAAATTACCCAGTTACCGCTCGCCAAACAGAATCTGTTAAAAATCATCCCTGGCGAAGAAATTGTGATTTCGAAGGATGCCAAGGGCGATTTAACCGAAGTCCGCTACCGTGTCGATGCGGTATCGACTTTAGTGATCACAAAGGATCAGGATAAGTATTCCGAGAAAATCTCCGAAAAAGACATTGAAATCCGCACCCAATTCACCAGTGCGAAAATCAAGAGTAACTTCTGGAATGCCGCCGTCGATGCGGGTTTAAACGCAAACCAAATTATGCAGCTCTCGACCGTGTTTGGCTGGGATATCGACTTTGCCTTGGATTTACGTGAGGGCGACAGCTTCGCCATTATCTATGAGCAGGAATATGCCGAAGGCGAGTTTTTACGTAACGGCAATATCCTCGCCGCCGAGTTTATCAACCAAGATGAGCGCTACACCGCAATTCGCTATACCGACGGTAACTATTACTCTGAAAACGGTACTAGCATGCGTAAGGCCTTCCTGCGCTCACCGGTTGACTTTAAATACGTCAGCTCAAACTTCAACCCGAAACGCCTACATCCAGTTACGGGGCAAGTTAAGGCTCACCGCGGCGTTGATTATGTTGCCGCCATCGGCACCCCCATTAAGGCGGCGGGAAATGGCCGAGTTGTCGAATCCGGCTACAATCAATTTAACGGTAACTATGTGTTCATTAAGCACAACGATACCTACACGACTAAGTATTTGCATTTGACCAAACGCAACGTCAGTAAAGGGGCCAGCGTTAAGCAGGGGCAAATTATCGGCACCTTAGGTAAGACAGGACGCGTCACTGGCGCTCACCTACACTATGAATTTATCGTCAATGGCGTACACCGTAATCCAAGAACGGTTGATTTACCTAAGGCCGAATCGATTGCCCGTAAAGAAAAGCCACAATTCGATGCGCTCAGCAAACAGTTGATGGCTAGCATTTCACAGAACAAGCAAACCCAATTGGCGATGCAATAA
- a CDS encoding anhydro-N-acetylmuramic acid kinase, with amino-acid sequence MNKAYYIGLMSGTSMDGVDAVLVDFAGEQPQLIATHTEAIPSHLLKGLQRLCLPGNDEINRLGRLDRSVGKLFALAVNNLLAKAQIAKEDIIAIGSHGQTVRHMPNLEVGFTLQIGDPNTIATETGIDVIADFRRKDIALGGQGAPLVPAFHQQTFAQVGKKRVILNIGGIANITYLTGNREEVLGFDTGPGNTLIDAWIQQVKNEPYDKNGEWAASGKTDPQLLAQLLSHPYFSLAYPKSTGRELFNQAWLEQQLSQFNQLDEEDIQSTLLDLTCHSIARDILKLAPVGELFVCGGGAFNTELMQRLAALLPDYHIDTTSALGVDPKWAEGIAFAWLAMRHHLGLPANLPAVTGASREAVLGGRFSAK; translated from the coding sequence ATGAACAAGGCTTATTATATTGGACTGATGTCTGGCACCAGCATGGACGGCGTCGATGCGGTGTTAGTCGACTTTGCGGGCGAGCAGCCACAGCTTATCGCAACGCATACCGAGGCGATCCCGAGCCATTTGCTTAAGGGATTGCAGCGTTTATGCCTGCCTGGCAATGATGAGATCAACCGCCTCGGCCGCCTCGATCGTAGTGTCGGTAAATTATTTGCCCTCGCCGTCAATAACTTGCTCGCCAAAGCCCAGATAGCCAAAGAAGACATCATTGCCATTGGTAGCCATGGCCAGACAGTGCGCCACATGCCAAACCTCGAGGTGGGTTTTACCCTGCAAATTGGCGATCCCAACACCATAGCAACCGAGACTGGCATCGATGTGATTGCCGATTTTCGTCGTAAAGACATCGCCTTAGGTGGCCAAGGCGCGCCCTTAGTACCCGCCTTCCACCAGCAAACCTTTGCCCAAGTGGGTAAAAAGCGCGTGATCCTCAATATTGGCGGCATTGCCAACATCACCTATCTGACCGGGAACCGTGAAGAGGTCTTAGGCTTCGACACTGGGCCTGGCAATACGCTGATTGATGCCTGGATCCAGCAAGTGAAAAATGAGCCCTATGACAAAAACGGTGAATGGGCCGCCTCGGGCAAAACCGACCCACAGCTACTGGCGCAGTTGCTATCGCACCCTTATTTCTCCCTCGCCTATCCCAAGAGCACGGGACGCGAATTATTTAATCAGGCCTGGTTAGAGCAGCAACTATCACAGTTTAATCAACTGGATGAAGAAGATATCCAATCGACATTACTCGATTTAACCTGCCACAGTATCGCCCGCGATATCCTTAAACTCGCCCCTGTGGGAGAGCTATTTGTCTGCGGTGGCGGCGCCTTTAATACCGAGTTGATGCAGCGCTTAGCGGCGCTACTGCCGGATTATCACATAGATACCACCTCTGCACTCGGCGTCGACCCTAAATGGGCCGAAGGCATCGCCTTTGCGTGGCTCGCAATGCGCCACCATTTAGGTTTGCCCGCCAACCTGCCAGCAGTCACAGGCGCCTCACGCGAAGCTGTATTGGGTGGACGCTTTAGCGCTAAGTAA
- a CDS encoding winged helix-turn-helix domain-containing protein, whose product MSLQPKFIEVLSYLALRYPHVVTRDELITQVWEGNAYVGTKALTNAIWHLRQQLSPLDVEGGVIETVRKAGYRLLLPPIYDQLDVTEEDIRQTTETKLQYANQRLRLMAMVLGAVAVVSSLFIGMHLYQDKQRMTDTQMTVLTRDPGSERYPRLSHDRRWLVYGASRPGVTSSLYLKDFKREDVPARQLTPSTSAELRAVWSLDDTKLFFASRSHATGKCTITQLTLATNEMLALAPCSTDMAAIDISPDGQYLAYISSHEADKVGGIYRLTLAKADAKAERLSCESQCNYEDRDLAFSPDGKWLAIARRFSNISEDIFIRDLANANEKRLTQGLEDIRGLSWTPNSQALVFATEDSGSRNGFTIDIETAHIRPLDVEGMSYPSSVSDEGELVYHQYRRQFQMAYFSLGDKVPGSLFPLLYSGISHRNPHYSPEAGRIVFVSSDTGYNEIWTSDIKGQKLEQHTQLKSRVAYPRWSPDGSKIAFIAPDDRNEGNRIFILDLTNKNITALASSYHNHGRPSWNWQGTAVFASTSDGITEFYLDNSAPKVISPLSMAVGFAKSATELVFSRYGVNGLWLINLAQPEEVTQLISSKVFRSGNNWAMTADGVYFKSSNGNEQRLNYWEASSQQVTPLLRVPRSSLSGFGSMTYIPESNRLVMTLDGFPQRDIILLKHKLFQ is encoded by the coding sequence GTGTCGCTTCAACCTAAGTTTATTGAAGTGCTTAGCTATCTTGCCCTGCGTTATCCTCATGTGGTTACCCGCGATGAGTTGATTACTCAAGTGTGGGAAGGCAATGCCTACGTCGGCACTAAGGCACTCACGAATGCCATTTGGCATTTACGGCAGCAATTATCGCCTCTAGACGTGGAGGGTGGTGTGATTGAGACAGTGCGTAAGGCTGGCTATCGCTTGTTGTTACCGCCTATCTACGATCAACTCGACGTTACCGAAGAAGATATACGGCAGACCACTGAGACTAAATTGCAATATGCCAATCAGCGTCTGCGTTTAATGGCGATGGTGCTGGGGGCCGTGGCTGTTGTCAGTAGTTTATTTATTGGTATGCATTTATATCAAGATAAACAGCGGATGACGGATACCCAAATGACGGTGCTGACTCGAGATCCGGGCTCTGAGCGTTATCCAAGGTTATCCCACGATAGGCGTTGGCTTGTGTATGGCGCGAGTCGTCCTGGGGTGACATCTAGTCTGTATCTTAAAGATTTTAAACGTGAAGATGTTCCCGCCCGTCAGTTAACCCCTTCAACATCGGCTGAGTTGCGTGCAGTGTGGAGCTTAGATGATACCAAGCTGTTTTTTGCCTCCCGCAGCCACGCGACGGGAAAGTGCACTATTACTCAATTGACTTTAGCGACCAATGAGATGCTAGCCCTAGCGCCCTGTAGCACGGATATGGCGGCGATAGATATTTCCCCTGATGGTCAATATCTTGCTTATATCTCCTCCCACGAGGCGGATAAAGTGGGGGGGATTTACCGCTTAACTTTAGCCAAAGCGGACGCTAAGGCTGAAAGATTATCCTGCGAAAGCCAGTGTAATTATGAGGACCGAGATTTAGCCTTTAGCCCCGATGGTAAATGGCTCGCGATAGCGAGGCGCTTTAGTAATATCTCTGAGGATATTTTTATTCGCGACTTAGCCAATGCCAATGAAAAACGCTTAACCCAAGGACTAGAAGATATTCGCGGCTTAAGCTGGACGCCCAACAGTCAGGCGTTAGTGTTTGCCACGGAAGACTCTGGTAGTCGCAACGGTTTTACTATCGATATCGAAACGGCCCATATTCGGCCACTCGATGTCGAAGGTATGAGTTATCCCAGTAGCGTATCCGATGAGGGCGAGTTGGTTTATCACCAGTATCGTCGGCAATTCCAAATGGCGTATTTTTCCCTCGGGGATAAAGTGCCGGGCAGTTTGTTTCCACTGCTGTATTCCGGCATTAGCCACCGTAATCCCCATTATTCCCCAGAGGCGGGGCGAATCGTGTTTGTCTCTAGCGATACTGGCTATAACGAGATTTGGACCTCGGATATCAAGGGGCAAAAACTGGAGCAACACACTCAGCTTAAGTCGCGTGTCGCTTATCCGCGTTGGTCACCCGACGGTTCTAAAATTGCCTTTATCGCCCCCGATGATCGCAATGAAGGCAATCGCATTTTTATTTTAGATTTAACCAATAAGAACATTACCGCCTTAGCTTCGAGTTATCACAACCATGGTCGCCCCAGCTGGAATTGGCAGGGTACTGCGGTATTCGCATCGACCAGCGATGGTATCACCGAGTTTTATTTAGATAACAGTGCGCCCAAGGTGATAAGCCCTCTGAGTATGGCGGTGGGATTTGCCAAGTCGGCAACCGAGTTGGTGTTTAGTCGTTACGGGGTGAATGGACTCTGGTTGATTAATCTCGCGCAGCCAGAAGAGGTAACACAGCTCATTTCCAGCAAAGTGTTTCGATCCGGTAATAATTGGGCAATGACAGCGGATGGGGTGTATTTCAAATCCAGTAATGGCAATGAGCAGCGATTAAATTACTGGGAGGCGAGCAGCCAGCAAGTCACGCCACTCCTTAGGGTGCCCCGCTCGAGCCTAAGCGGGTTTGGCTCCATGACCTATATTCCGGAGTCAAACCGCTTAGTGATGACGCTCGATGGCTTTCCGCAGCGGGATATCATCTTACTTAAACACAAACTATTTCAGTAG